A single genomic interval of Camelina sativa cultivar DH55 chromosome 11, Cs, whole genome shotgun sequence harbors:
- the LOC104724975 gene encoding elongation factor Tu, chloroplastic-like, which produces MAISSPAATSSSSTKLLNSFTSPSISIKPQSLTLSSSFLPSITSLSITTTTTTTPHRLRHAFTVRAARGKFERKKPHVNIGTIGHVDHGKTTLTAALTMALASMGNSVAKKYDEIDAAPEERARGITINTATVEYETENRHYAHVDCPGHADYVKNMITGAAQMDGAILVVSGADGPMPQTKEHILLAKQVGVPDMVVFLNKEDQVDDAELLELVELEVRELLSSYEFNGDDIPIISGSALLAVETLTENPNVKRGENKWVDKIYELMDSVDSYIPIPTRQTELPFLLAVEDVFSITGRGTVATGRVERGTVKVGETVDLVGLRETRNYTVTGVEMFQKILDEAMAGDNVGLLLRGIQKADIQRGMVLAKPGSITPHTKFEAIVYVLKKEEGGRHSPFFAGYRPQFYMRTTDVTGKVTKIMNDKDEESKMVMPGDRVKIVVELIVPVACEQGMRFAIREGGKTVGAGVIQSIIE; this is translated from the coding sequence ATGGCGATTTCATCACCCGCCGCTACTTCTTCTTCCAGCACTAAACTCCTCAATTCCTTCACTTCTCCATCCATCTCCATTAAACCACAATCCTTaactctctcttcctccttcctCCCTTCAATCACATCCCtctccatcaccaccaccacaacaacaaccCCTCACCGTCTCCGTCACGCCTTCACCGTACGCGCCGCAAGAGGAAAATTCGAACGCAAGAAACCACACGTCAACATCGGGACAATAGGTCACGTCGACCACGGCAAAACAACACTAACCGCAGCACTAACCATGGCTTTAGCCTCAATGGGAAACAGCGTAGCCAAAAAATACGACGAGATCGACGCAGCTCCTGAAGAGAGAGCTCGTGGGATCACAATCAACACCGCCACGGTCGAGTACGAAACAGAGAATCGTCATTACGCTCATGTTGATTGTCCTGGTCACGCGGATTACGTCAAGAACATGATCACTGGTGCTGCTCAGATGGATGGTGCAATCCTCGTTGTCTCTGGTGCTGATGGACCAATGCCACAGACTAAAGAACATATCTTGTTGGCTAAGCAAGTTGGTGTTCCTGATATGGTTGTGTTTCTTAATAAAGAAGATCAAGTTGATGATGCTGAGCTTCTAGAGCTTGTTGAGCTTGAGGTTCGTGAGCTTTTATCGTCTTACGAGTTTAACGGTGATGATATTCCTATTATCTCTGGCTCTGCTTTGTTAGCTGTTGAGACTCTTACTGAGAATCCTAATGTTAAGAGAGGTGAGAACAAATGGGTAGATAAGATTTATGAGCTTATGGATTCTGTTGATAGTTATATCCCGATTCCGACTAGGCAGACCGAGTTACCGTTTTTGCTTGCGGTTGAAGATGTTTTTTCGATTACTGGCCGTGGTACGGTTGCTACTGGCCGTGTGGAAAGAGGTACGGTTAAGGTTGGGGAGACTGTTGATTTGGTGGGGCTGAGAGAGACTAGGAACTATACGGTTACGGGTGTGGAAATGTTTCAGAAGATTCTTGATGAAGCAATGGCTGGTGATAATGTAGGGTTGTTGCTTAGAGGTATACAAAAGGCTGATATACAAAGAGGTATGGTTTTGGCTAAGCCGGGGTCGATTACTCCGCATACTAAGTTTGAAGCGATTGTGTATGtgttgaagaaggaagaaggggGAAGGCATTCGCCGTTTTTCGCGGGGTATAGACCTCAGTTTTACATGAGGACGACTGATGTTACTGGTAAAGTGACTAAGATTATGAATGATAAGGATGAGGAGTCGAAGATGGTTATGCCAGGTGATAGGGTTAAGATTGTTGTTGAGCTTATAGTGCCTGTTGCTTGTGAACAAGGGATGAGGTTTGCTATTAGAGAAGGTGGTAAGACTGTTGGTGCTGGAGTGATTCAGTCCATTATCGAGTGA